A single Xenopus laevis strain J_2021 chromosome 3S, Xenopus_laevis_v10.1, whole genome shotgun sequence DNA region contains:
- the keap1.S gene encoding kelch-like ECH-associated protein 1, which produces MYATECQAEVTPSHSNGNRQFQYSLADHTNQAFQIMNELRLGQQLCDVKLKVKYNEIQDEFVAHKIVLASSSPVFRAMFTNGLRECGMETVTIEGVHPKVMQRLLEFAYTASISVGEKCVIHVMNGAVMYQMDSVVKACCDFLIQQLDPSNAIGIASFAEQIGCHELHQKAREYIYMHFGEVSKQEEFFNLTSCQLVNLISRDELNVRCESEVFHACINWVKYDCENRRPYIQALLRAVRCHSLTPNFLQLQIQRCEILKGDSRCQDYLSQIFQDLTLHKPTLPLQGRIPNVPQFIYVAGGYYRQSLGFFEAYNPVDGEWLSLASLELPRSGLAGCVLGGLFYAVGGRNNAPDCNKDSDALDCYNPMNDQWSPCAAMSVPRNRVGAGVIDGQIYAVGGSHGCLHHNSVERYDPERDEWQLVASMKTRRIGVGVAVLNRLLYAVGGFDGTNRLNSAECYYPETDEWKDIASMNIVRSGAGACALDTSVYAMGGYDGTDQLNSVERYDVEKDAWSFVAPMRHRRSALGVTVHQGKIYVLGGYDGSTFLDNVECYNPTTDTWTEVTRMMSGRSGVGVAITMEPCRKQPCGGGLFPQRIKDGNHDKKKCFFSSHTKK; this is translated from the exons ATGTACGCAACAGAGTGCCAGGCGGAAGTAACGCCCTCGCACAGCAATGGCAACAGGCAGTTTCAGTATAGCCTGGCCGACCACACCAACCAGGCTTTCCAGATTATGAACGAGCTCCGACTAGGGCAGCAGCTGTGCGACGTGAAGCTGAAAGTGAAGTACAATGAGATCCAGGACGAGTTTGTTGCCCACAAGATTGTGTTGGCCTCCAGCAGTCCTGTGTTCCGTGCCATGTTCACCAATGGCCTCCGGGAATGCGGCATGGAGACCGTTACCATTGAGGGGGTTCACCCTAAAGTCATGCAGCGGCTTTTGGAGTTTGCCTACACGGCCAGCATTTCCGTGGGAGAGAAGTGCGTCATCCACGTGATGAATGGCGCCGTCATGTACCAGATGGACAGCGTGGTGAAGGCCTGCTGCGACTTTCTCATCCAACAGCTCGACCCTAGTAATGCCATCGGCATCGCCAGTTTTGCTGAGCAAATCGGATGCCATGAGCTGCATCAGAAGGCGCGGGAATATATATACATGCACTTTGGGGAG GTTTCCAAGCAGGAGGAGTTCTTTAACCTGACCAGTTGCCAGCTGGTGAACCTCATAAGCCGGGACGAGCTGAACGTTCGATGTGAGTCCGAGGTTTTCCACGCCTGCATAAACTGGGTGAAGTATGACTGTGAGAACAGGCGGCCGTACATCCAGGCGCTGCTGCGGGCAGTGAGGTGCCACTCCCTGACCCCCAACTTCTTACAGCTTCAGATCCAGCGTTGTGAGATCCTCAAAGGCGACTCCCGCTGTCAGGACTACCTGTCTCAGATCTTCCAGGACCTCACTCTCCATAAACCCACCCTGCCCCTCCAAGGCCGCATCCCCAACGTCCCTCAGTTCATCTATGTGGCGGGAGGATATTATCGGCAGTCCCTCGGTTTTTTTGAGGCTTACAACCCAGTTGACGGGGAATGGCTGAGTCTGGCTTCCTTGGAGCTGCCGAGGAGTGGGCTTGCGGGTTGCGTATTAGGGGGCCTCTTCTACGCCGTGGGAGGTCGAAATAATGCCCCCGACTGCAATAAAGACTCGGATGCCCTGGACTGCTACAATCCCATGAACGACCAGTGGTCTCCATGTGCTGCCATGAGTGTGCCCAGGAATAGGGTGGGTGCTGGAGTCATAGATGGGCAGATCTATGCAGTGGGCGGATCTCACGGATGTCTCCATCACAACAGCGTGGAAAG GTATGACCCAGAGAGAGATGAGTGGCAGCTGGTTGCTTCAATGAAGACTCGGCGTATTGGAGTGGGAGTGGCTGTACTAAACCGTTTGCTTTATGCAGTTGGTGGGTTTGATGGAACAAACCGGTTGAACTCGGCGGAGTGTTACTATCCAGAGACCGATGAGTGGAAGGACATTGCTTCTATGAACATAGTGCGCAGTGGAGCAG GAGCGTGTGCATTGGATACCAGTGTGTACGCTATGGGTGGCTACGATGGAACGGATCAGCTGAATAGCGTTGAACGATATGACGTGGAGAAAGATGCCTGGAGCTTTGTGGCCCCCATGAGACACCGTAGAAGTGCGCTGGGGGTGACCGTACATCAGGGAAAGATCTACGTGCTTG GCGGCTACGACGGAAGCACCTTCCTTGATAATGTTGAGTGCTACAACCCCACCACAGATACGTGGACCGAGGTGACGCGCATGATGTCCGGACGCAGCGGGGTGGGCGTGGCCATCACCATGGAACCCTGTCGCAAACAGCCGTGTGGGGGGGGCCTTTTCCCACAGAGGATAAAAGATGGAAACCACgacaagaaaaaatgtttcttttcttcGCACACCAAAAAATAA